In Bacteroidales bacterium, the genomic stretch GGGTGTTATTAATTCGGCAGAAGTAATAAAATCGCCTTCATTCTCTCTGTCTTCATCATCAACAACAATTATTATTTCTCCGTTTTTAATTGCTTCGATTGCTTCGGGTATTGTATTGAGTTGTTCTTTTATATTTTTGCTCATTATTATGTATTGTTTTTCAGTTATTTAATTGATTTCTTTTTGTCGGTTGCCAGATGCCGCTTTTTACTCCTGTTAAATATTTTAAAAAGCCGATTAATAATGCTGCATTCATTGAGTAAAAATGCGTAATATACCTAAGTACAGGCAGATGTATTTTTAGTCTTTTTAAAATTAAGTCAATAAAAAGAACTGCGAAAGTAATAGTAATTAAATAAATGCTGACAATATATATGTTAAAATTCAGCAGAAATATATTTGCGATAAGTGCAGAAAGAATAAAAAAAGGTCCGAACCATCTTAAAACTTTATGTGAAAAGAAACAAAATGACAGTCCTTTCATTGATGAAAACAGCAATTTTCTGTAAGCAATAAGGTTTTGGAAGTTTCCTGTTGAGATTCTTATTTTTCTTCTGAACTCTTCTTTTAAATCATTGGAAACATCCTCATAAACAACAGCTTGCTTGCAGTTAACGGCTTTCCTGCCTTGTTTTAGAATATTCATACAGATATAAAAATCGTCAACCAAAAAATTTGAGGGAACAGGTTTATATAAACCGGCTCTTATTGAATAACAACCGCCGAAGGGTCCCATCATTGTACCGAATAAAATACTTTCGTTTTGCTTAATTTTAACTTCACCCGAAATGTAGTTGCTCTCAGGAATTGATATTCCGGTATTTGAAATGGATTCTTTTGTATTTCTCATTTGAGAATCAACTAAACCTATGGATTTATCTTTGTAATATTTTACCATTTCAAAAATTGTATTTTTTGAAAAAATAACATTTGCATCTGTAATAATGAGAATATTTCCTGTTGCTTTTTTTTGAAGTTGATTAATAATGCTCGGTTTTCCTTGTCTTTCTTTAAAAATTGTAAAAAACAGATTTTTATGTTTTTCGGAATATTTTTCTACTATGTTATTTGTATTATCATCAGAATTATCAGAGCCGATTATTAGTTCTAACTTTTCGGAAGGGTATTCGGAACTAAATACAGATTTAATTTTTTCTTCAATAACAGCTTCTTCGTTATATAAAGACATTAAAATTGAAACCGTAGGCAAATTGTCAGAGTCGGAAGAATGAAAATTGTAAGGTTCTTTTTTATTCTTCACCAAAACTTTTAAAATTAACGGAAAAAATACATAAGAATGCAGAATAGCAGAAACGGAAAGCCAAAATAGTATTTGAAAGAAAATTTCCAATTTAATTTTTTAATTGCTTTTTATAAAACTCAATTAATGATTTTGAGATTGCAAAATTATCAAAATTATTCAGAATAAACTGTTGTGCATTGAATGAAATACTTTTTAAATCTATTTTGTTTTCGTAAATTTCAGTTATTGTTTGCTTAAACTCATTAATTGTATTTGCAATTAAAAAATCTGTTCCGTTCTTACCGTTAATACCTTCTGCTCCTTTACTTGTAGATAATATAATATTGCCTGATGCCATTCCTTCAATTATTTTTATTCTCATACCACTGCCGGATAATAACGGCACAATCATAACATCGTGACTTTTCATAAAGGAAACTGCATTGTCAATTTCTCCGAGGTAGTTTATGTTTTTATAATTTTTAAAAGTTTTTTCTAACCAATCCGGAGCATTTCTGCCTGCTATTGAGAATGTTAAATTTTTGTATTTTTTTGAAATTTCAGTCCAAACATTTTCTAAAAACCAAATTAATCCTTCTTGGTTCGGTGTCCAATCCAAAGAACCGATATGGAATATTTCTATTTCTTTAAAATCTTTTTCTTTTGATTTGTATTTTGATGCATTAACACCCGTCGGGCAAACAATGGTACTTTTTTTGTTTCCTGTTTTATTGAAATAGTCGGCATCTCTCTGTGTAATAGGAATAAGAATGTCGTATTTATTTGAGAATGATAATTCAAATTTTTTCATTCTTTTTGCAATAATTTGCAAATATATTTTTTTGAGAAAACTTTTTTCTTGCTTCAATGTTTGTTCCCAAATTTCGTGTTCAATATTATGTGCTCTGAATACAATTTTTGCTTTTGAATGTTTTTTTATTGTTTCAATATAAGGCATCATATATAAACCTTCTATTTGAATAAAATCATATTTATTGTTTATTAACAGTTTTTTAAGTTCTTTTTTAAAGTCTTCATTTATAAATCGTTCTGCGTTATACGGTATCTTTGAGAAGAATAAATTCTTTAATGCTTTTAATATTCTGATTTCCGTATTAATATTTACGGTTTTTATATTTATATTTTTATGAACTTTATTTTTAACAGAATTCAAATCAACATAATGCTTCTTTGTATTGCAGGATAATATTTCAACTCGACAACCGGCTTCTGCAAATCCTAAGCTTAAATTGTAAACAGCAATTGAGCCTCCGTCTTTCGGGGGAAAAGGGACTTTATTGTGTATTTGAAGAATTTTCATCTTATGTATTCAATCTTAATATACGAGATATTTTTTTAAGAATTTCTTCAAATTTCTGGATGTTTATAATTTTTGAGTCTTTTGTAGCTTGGTATGAAACGTAAACGCCGATTGGGAATAAAATGCCGGGTGCAAGCCAAGCTCCGAGAAAAACAGGAACAGCACTTTCTATTGCAGCTTTTTCTCCGAAACTGAATAATACATAATAAAACATGAATAACAGGACAGAAACTAAGATGGGAAGACCGAATCCGCCTTTTCTAATTATTGCTCCTAAGGGTGCTCCTATAAAGAAGAAGACCAAACAAGCAAATGAAAGCGAAAATTTCTTATACCAAGCTAATTGGTGCTTTTTTAACCATTTTAAACGATTACTGAGAGATTGACTGTTGTTTTCAATATTTGTTTTTAACCTGTTTGCAGAAGTTAAAGAACTTTGTAATGCTTTTTGTTTTTCACTTATTGACATTTTTTCATATATACTGTCTAAGTTCATTCTTGATATTAATTTTTCAGGATTTTGGTATCTGCTTATTGAGTCTCTATGTTTTATCTTATTGTCTTTAATTTCAGCTAATCTTTTTTCATGTTTGAAATAATTAAATTCAATTAATTTCCTATTATAACTTTCTGCTCTGTTGTAATATTCTTTTTTTAACGAGTCAATTGCATAGGAAAGTTGCTTTGTATCCATAATCTCATAATGTTTTTCAAATAAACTTTCATCGCTTTTTTTCATAGAAATATCAGGTAATTTAAAAACAATGGTTTGTTTTGTAAAACGGTCATGCCTGTACGGATATTCTTTTACGGAGCTGTTATGTTTTTCTTTCATTTCTGTATAATTGCTGCCACTGTATAAGGTTACAATCATATTTTTTTGGTCTCTTGTAATATTCATTTCTCCGGAGTCGGCAACGGTAACATCTTTATTTCCTTTTTGTTTTGTATGATTATATATCATAAAGCCGTACATCATTCCGGTATCCGGGTCTTTATCTTCAATTTTAATACTGTAGCCGTCTATGTCATTATTAAAAACACCTGTTTTAATGTTTAATTCAGGGCGTTTCCTTGATAAATCATATAATAAGCCGGCATATTTTAAGTTTGTATAAGGAAGCACATTATTTGAGAAGTAAAAAGCACCTATACTAAGTAAGATAATAAAAACAATTAATGAACTCATAATTCTCCATAATGAAATTCCTGAAGTTTTCATTGCGGTAAGTTCAAAATGTTCTCCTAAGTTGCCGAATGTCATCACGGAAGCAAGCAAAACTGCCAAAGGCAAAGCCATAGGAACTAACATTGCTGCTGAATAAAAAAGGACTTTGAGAATAAAGTACCATTCTAAACCTTTTCCTACCATATCCTCTATCCACAGCCATATAAATTGCATTAAGAAAAAAAAGATAGAAATTGCAAAGGTTATAATAAACGGACCTATGAAAGATTTAATTATTAGTATGTGTATTTTTTTCACTTATACTTTGAATATAATACAAAAGTAGAAAAATTATAAATAAAACTTTATTATCATAAGTTAATTTTAATTAAAAAAGATTAAATTTCATTAATTATGTGAGCACACTAAAAATGAGATATTGGGGTTGGTTTCTAAATTGTCAGCGAAGAAATGTTTAATTAATATTTATACACCTAAAGTATGCTTTAAGCCCTCAACTTGCTCATTCCACATTTCAATTATACTTTCTTTTTCGTCCTGTTCTGCAAAGTCAATAATTTGAAGAGCAACATCTCCTGTAAGTTCTTGTTTGTGAATGCTAAATTCAAAGTAAGTACCTTCTTCTGAATCTAACCATTTGAATCGGATGTAATTGTCAGATTTTTTTTCAATCAATTTTGCTTGTTGCTCTGAACGATCCCATATAAAAGTATATATCCCGTCTTCTAATGTAACTTTGTTTGCAAACCATTCTTCTAAGCCGGAAGGGTTGCTTAATCTGTAAAATAATATTTTAGGAATGGTGTTAATCGAATATTCTAAGTCAATCCTCTCTAAATTCTCCATATATTTTTATTTATAGTGTCTGCAATTTAAGAAAAAAAAACAAATAAAAAAAATATTTTCTTTCAGTTTTAATCAAAGTTTATATATTTGCATCCGCAAAAAAAGGCGAGGTAGCTCAGTCGGTTAGAGCGTCGGATTCATAACCCGGAGGTCACGAGTTCAATTCTCGTTCTCGCCACAAAAAAAGACTTCTTTTTTCTAGAAGTCTTTTTTATTTAATGTACGAAAGGTTAAATCTTATCTCCGTATGCCAAATCTCCTGCATCGCCTAAGCCGGGAACAATATATGATTTTGCCGTTAGTTCATTATCCATTGCACCGACCCAAATTGTGTATTTACCTTCCGGTAAGTTTTCCTGCATATATTCTACTCCTTCTTTCGCGGCAATAATCGTAACTATATGAGTATGTTTTGGGTCTTCATTTTTTGTCAAATCTTTATATGCTAATACTAAGGATGAACCGCTTGCTAACATCGGATCAGAGAGGATTAAAAATTTATCGTCTATATTCGGGGTTGATAAATACCCCGATTTTATTTCAAAGCTGTTATCTTTATGATATTTTCTGAAAGAACCGACAAAAGCATTTTGTGCATAATCAAAATAGTTTAATAAACCTTGGTGAAGCGGTAAACCTGCACGCAAAACTGTTGCTAATACAATATTATCTTTCATAATTTGCATATCGGTTGTTCCGAGCGGAGTTGTAACTTCTTTTTTCTCAAATTCTAACTCTTTACTCAGTTCATAAGCAAAAATTTCTCCTATACGTTCTAAGTTTTTTCTAAACCGAAGCCTGTCGTTTTGAATATTGACATCTCTTAATTCAGAAATAAACTTATTTAAGATTGAGTTTTGCTCGCCAAGAATATGTATCATATTTTATGATTATAATAATAAATAAATATCTTATATTTTAAGTTTAAAACGTCTAAGATTAAAGTCTTTAATGGCTTATATCTTTAATTTTATCCGGATTGTGTTTATGCTTAAATAAGAATATAAATAAAACGGCAACAATTAGTGCGTATAATGCAAATCCTAACCAGATATTTTTCCAATCCCATGTGCCGTCAGATAATACATAAAATTTATCAATAATGATACCGCTTCCTAAAGCTCCTATCATTGTTCCGAAACCGTTAGTCATCATCATAAACAGTCCTTGAGCACTACCGCGCATTTTGCTGTCTGTTTCTGTTTCAATAAATAAAGAGCCTGAGATATTAAAGAAGTCAAAAGCCAATCCGTAAATTATCATTGAAAGAATAATGAAAATAAGTCCGAATCCTTCGGGTTCTCCGATTCCGAACAAAGCAAACCTGAGAACCCATGCAAACATACTGAATATCATAACTTTTTTTATGCCGAAACGTTTTAAGAAAAACGGAATTGTAAGAATAAAAAGAGTTTCGGATATTTGAGAAATAGACATGACAATTGTTGAATATTTAATAACAAATGAGTCCGCATATTTAGGTATTTCTTTGAAATGGTCAAGGAACCGGTCGCCGTACATATTAGTTAATTGCAAAGATGCACCCAGCATCATTGAAAATATAAAGAAAATTGCCATTTTATAGTTGCCGAATAACTTAAAGGCTTCTAATCCGAATAGTTTTACAAATGAAGATTTTTCGGCAACTTTTTGTTGCGGCCGGCATTTAGGCAAAGAGAAAGAGTATATTCCTAAAATAAGCGAAGCAATTGCTGAAATATAAAATTGATTTTCACTTGCTTTGTTTCCTGTTAAATTAGTAAACCACATGGCAGCTATAAAACCGATTGTTCCCCAAACACGTATTGGCGGGAACGATTTAACAACATCTAATTTTGCAATATTAAGTGCATTGTATGCTACTGTGTTGGTTAATGCAATTGTCGGCATATAAAAACTCATAGCAAGCAGCATTACCCAAAAAAATGTATCGGGGTTGTTTATAAACGGAAAGCTTGCTACTGCCGCTCCTGCTATAATATGTGAAACGGCATAAACTATTTCTGCATTAACCCATCTGTCGGCAATGATTCCGGTGATAGTAGGCATAAACAATGATGCAATTCCTAATGTCAGGAATACTGCACCAAATTCGGTAGGTCCCCATCCCATTGTTCCGAACCAATAGTTTGCAAAAGTTATCAGCCAAGAACCCCATACAAAGAATTGCAGGAAGTTCATTATCGTTAATCTTAGTTTTATTCCCATACTTTATTCTTAATTATTATATTTCTACTTTTCTTTTCTTTTCTTTAACTCGTCTCGAATTTTTGATGCCGTTTCATAATCTTCATTATTAATTGCTTCTTGCATCATTTTTTTTAATTCTTTATCTGACAAGCTTTTATAATCTCTTTTCTCATCAGATTTATCTTTGCTCGGTTCAGAACTTGTTTTTTGTATATCTTCATTAATCATCATTCCGGCTTTATCAATAATGCTTTCTTTTACAAAAATAGGTGCATGAAACCTCAATGCAATAGCAATGGCATCGGAAGTTCTGGAATCTATTTTAATTTTTGTATGTTCTTTTTTGCAAATAATTTCCGAATAAAATATTCCTTCTTCTAATTTAACAATATTAACTTCAACCACTTCAATACGAAATGAATTAGCCATATTTACAAACAAATCATGAGTTAAAGGTCTGAACGGTTTTAAACCTTCAAGTTGAATGGCAATAGATTGAGCTTCGGATGTGCCGATTATTACGGGGAGTCTTCTGTTTCCGTCTTCTTCCTCGAGTATTAATGCGTAGGCTCCGTGCCTTGTTTGGCTGTATGATAATCCTGCAATTTTTAAACGAATTTTTTTCATTTATATTCGGCGTCTCTGTTCTTAACAGCAAAAGTAAACAATAGCTTTAAATTTGCAATTTTTTAATTTACACTTATTATATTTTCCGGTTTCAGCAGTTCTTTATTTTTATATCTTAAATAAAGTTGAACAACTGCTGCAACATCT encodes the following:
- a CDS encoding glycosyltransferase, whose protein sequence is MKNKKEPYNFHSSDSDNLPTVSILMSLYNEEAVIEEKIKSVFSSEYPSEKLELIIGSDNSDDNTNNIVEKYSEKHKNLFFTIFKERQGKPSIINQLQKKATGNILIITDANVIFSKNTIFEMVKYYKDKSIGLVDSQMRNTKESISNTGISIPESNYISGEVKIKQNESILFGTMMGPFGGCYSIRAGLYKPVPSNFLVDDFYICMNILKQGRKAVNCKQAVVYEDVSNDLKEEFRRKIRISTGNFQNLIAYRKLLFSSMKGLSFCFFSHKVLRWFGPFFILSALIANIFLLNFNIYIVSIYLITITFAVLFIDLILKRLKIHLPVLRYITHFYSMNAALLIGFLKYLTGVKSGIWQPTKRNQLNN
- a CDS encoding glycosyltransferase family 4 protein yields the protein MKILQIHNKVPFPPKDGGSIAVYNLSLGFAEAGCRVEILSCNTKKHYVDLNSVKNKVHKNINIKTVNINTEIRILKALKNLFFSKIPYNAERFINEDFKKELKKLLINNKYDFIQIEGLYMMPYIETIKKHSKAKIVFRAHNIEHEIWEQTLKQEKSFLKKIYLQIIAKRMKKFELSFSNKYDILIPITQRDADYFNKTGNKKSTIVCPTGVNASKYKSKEKDFKEIEIFHIGSLDWTPNQEGLIWFLENVWTEISKKYKNLTFSIAGRNAPDWLEKTFKNYKNINYLGEIDNAVSFMKSHDVMIVPLLSGSGMRIKIIEGMASGNIILSTSKGAEGINGKNGTDFLIANTINEFKQTITEIYENKIDLKSISFNAQQFILNNFDNFAISKSLIEFYKKQLKN
- a CDS encoding LptF/LptG family permease, yielding MKKIHILIIKSFIGPFIITFAISIFFFLMQFIWLWIEDMVGKGLEWYFILKVLFYSAAMLVPMALPLAVLLASVMTFGNLGEHFELTAMKTSGISLWRIMSSLIVFIILLSIGAFYFSNNVLPYTNLKYAGLLYDLSRKRPELNIKTGVFNNDIDGYSIKIEDKDPDTGMMYGFMIYNHTKQKGNKDVTVADSGEMNITRDQKNMIVTLYSGSNYTEMKEKHNSSVKEYPYRHDRFTKQTIVFKLPDISMKKSDESLFEKHYEIMDTKQLSYAIDSLKKEYYNRAESYNRKLIEFNYFKHEKRLAEIKDNKIKHRDSISRYQNPEKLISRMNLDSIYEKMSISEKQKALQSSLTSANRLKTNIENNSQSLSNRLKWLKKHQLAWYKKFSLSFACLVFFFIGAPLGAIIRKGGFGLPILVSVLLFMFYYVLFSFGEKAAIESAVPVFLGAWLAPGILFPIGVYVSYQATKDSKIINIQKFEEILKKISRILRLNT
- a CDS encoding START-like domain-containing protein, producing the protein MENLERIDLEYSINTIPKILFYRLSNPSGLEEWFANKVTLEDGIYTFIWDRSEQQAKLIEKKSDNYIRFKWLDSEEGTYFEFSIHKQELTGDVALQIIDFAEQDEKESIIEMWNEQVEGLKHTLGV
- the upp gene encoding uracil phosphoribosyltransferase; translation: MIHILGEQNSILNKFISELRDVNIQNDRLRFRKNLERIGEIFAYELSKELEFEKKEVTTPLGTTDMQIMKDNIVLATVLRAGLPLHQGLLNYFDYAQNAFVGSFRKYHKDNSFEIKSGYLSTPNIDDKFLILSDPMLASGSSLVLAYKDLTKNEDPKHTHIVTIIAAKEGVEYMQENLPEGKYTIWVGAMDNELTAKSYIVPGLGDAGDLAYGDKI
- a CDS encoding nucleoside permease; translated protein: MGIKLRLTIMNFLQFFVWGSWLITFANYWFGTMGWGPTEFGAVFLTLGIASLFMPTITGIIADRWVNAEIVYAVSHIIAGAAVASFPFINNPDTFFWVMLLAMSFYMPTIALTNTVAYNALNIAKLDVVKSFPPIRVWGTIGFIAAMWFTNLTGNKASENQFYISAIASLILGIYSFSLPKCRPQQKVAEKSSFVKLFGLEAFKLFGNYKMAIFFIFSMMLGASLQLTNMYGDRFLDHFKEIPKYADSFVIKYSTIVMSISQISETLFILTIPFFLKRFGIKKVMIFSMFAWVLRFALFGIGEPEGFGLIFIILSMIIYGLAFDFFNISGSLFIETETDSKMRGSAQGLFMMMTNGFGTMIGALGSGIIIDKFYVLSDGTWDWKNIWLGFALYALIVAVLFIFLFKHKHNPDKIKDISH
- a CDS encoding bifunctional nuclease family protein, producing MKKIRLKIAGLSYSQTRHGAYALILEEEDGNRRLPVIIGTSEAQSIAIQLEGLKPFRPLTHDLFVNMANSFRIEVVEVNIVKLEEGIFYSEIICKKEHTKIKIDSRTSDAIAIALRFHAPIFVKESIIDKAGMMINEDIQKTSSEPSKDKSDEKRDYKSLSDKELKKMMQEAINNEDYETASKIRDELKKRKEK